One window from the genome of Megalobrama amblycephala isolate DHTTF-2021 linkage group LG4, ASM1881202v1, whole genome shotgun sequence encodes:
- the spns3 gene encoding protein spinster homolog 3 isoform X1 produces MASNQHKPKTRLSLRSSSTVRYGSMSSEQPDRNTSSVQTTSISLGRSYIAVAVLCYINLLNYMDRYTIAGVLLSIQKYFEIADSTSGLLQTVFICSFMFLAPVFGYLGDRYDRKLIMIAGLTVWIVTTLGSSFVKKSDFWVLVFTRALVGTGEASYSTIAPTIIGDLFTGNQRTLMISFFYIFIPVGSGLGYIMGATVANATGDWRWALRISPALGGLGLLLLMFLIPNPPRGASDTQGGATMESTSYIEDIKYLLKNRSFVWSSLGVTAMAFVTGALAFWTPTFLSRAQITQGLRPPCNEEPCNPLDSYIFGAITVVTGVVGVFLGTYISKKLRVRLPNADPLICAVGMLSSSPCFFIAIILAATSIPATYTFIAIGETLLSLNWAILADILLYVVVPTRRATAEALQIMVCHLLGDAGSPYLIGAISDALKNYKPESLSWNFRRLEYGFLLCPFIGVLGGLFFLMTSLYIKEDRKAAELLTSGQAPAQAPAQAPAQAPAPPETSTESV; encoded by the exons ATGGCCTCCAACCAACACAAACCAAAAACCCGCTTGAGCCTCCGCTCAAGCTCGACTGTACGTTATGGCTCCATGAGCTCTGAGCAACCAGATAGGAATACATCCTCTGTGCAAACAACCTCCATTTCTCTGGGACGCTCCTATATCGCAGTGGCAGTGCTCTGCTACATCAATCTCCTCAACTATATGGACCGTTATACTATTGCAG GTGTGCTGCTAAGCATCCAGAAGTACTTCGAAATCGCTGACAGCACTTCAGGTCTCCTACAGACAG tttttatcTGTAGCTTCATGTTCTTGGCGCCAGTTTTTGGTTACCTTGGAGATCGCTATGACAGGAAGCTTATCATGATCGCTGGGTTGACTGTGTGGATTGTCACAACACTGGGCAGCTCTTTCGTCAAAAAATCG GACTTCTGGGTTCTGGTCTTTACGAGGGCCTTGGTTGGGACAGGAGAGGCCAGTTACTCCACCATAGCTCCTACTATCATTGGTGACTTGTTCACTGGCAACCAGAGAACTCTCATGATCTCCTTCTTCTATATCTTCATACCGGTCGGAAG tGGTCTAGGATATATTATGGGAGCAACTGTAGCTAATGCAACAGGGGATTGGCGTTGGGCCCTGAGG ATCAGTCCTGCTCTGGGAGGACTGGGTCTGCTGCTCCTGATGTTTCTGATTCCTAATCCTCCTCGTGGAGCCTCGGACACCCAAGGAGGAGCAACAATGGAAAGCACCTCTTACATTGAGGACATCAAGTACCTCCTGAAGAA TCGGAGTTTTGTCTGGTCGTCTCTTGGCGTGACTGCCATGGCTTTTGTCACTGGGGCTCTGGCCTTCTGGACCCCCACCTTTCTGTCTCGTGCACAGATTACACAGGGTCTCAGGCCACCTTGCAACGAAGAGCCCTGTAACCCTTTAGACAG TTACATCTTTGGAGCAATCACAGTAGTGACAGGGGTTGTGGGAGTGTTTCTGGGCACCTACATATCAAAGAAGCTGAGAGTCAGATTGCCCAATGCAGATCCTCTCATATGTGCCGTCGGCATGCTCAGCTCCTCCCCCTGCTTTTTCATTGCCATCATCCTGGCGGCCACCAGCATCCCGGCCACATAT ACATTCATTGCTATCGGAGAGACTTTGCTGTCCCTCAACTGGGCTATTCTGGCGGACATTCTGCTG TATGTCGTCGTGCCTACTAGAAGAGCGACAGCTGAGGCTTTACAGATTATGGTCTGTCATCTCCTTGGAGATGCAGGAAGTCCATACCTTATTGGTGCG ATCTCAGATGCTCTAAAAAACTATAAGCCAGAGTCTCTCAGCTGGAATTTCCGTAGACTGGAAtatggctttcttctgtgcCCATTCATTGGGGTCTTGGGAGGCTTGTTCTTCCTAATGACATCTCTGTATATCAAAGAGGACAGGAAAGCAGCAGAACTGCTCACTTCAG GACAGGCTCCTGCACAGGCTCCTGCACAGGCTCCTGCGCAGGCTCCTGCACCACCAGAGACATCCACAGAGTCAGTGTGA
- the spns3 gene encoding protein spinster homolog 3 isoform X2 encodes MASNQHKPKTRLSLRSSSTVRYGSMSSEQPDRNTSSVQTTSISLGRSYIAVAVLCYINLLNYMDRYTIAGVLLSIQKYFEIADSTSGLLQTVFICSFMFLAPVFGYLGDRYDRKLIMIAGLTVWIVTTLGSSFVKKSDFWVLVFTRALVGTGEASYSTIAPTIIGDLFTGNQRTLMISFFYIFIPVGSGLGYIMGATVANATGDWRWALRISPALGGLGLLLLMFLIPNPPRGASDTQGGATMESTSYIEDIKYLLKNRSFVWSSLGVTAMAFVTGALAFWTPTFLSRAQITQGLRPPCNEEPCNPLDSYIFGAITVVTGVVGVFLGTYISKKLRVRLPNADPLICAVGMLSSSPCFFIAIILAATSIPATYTFIAIGETLLSLNWAILADILLYVVVPTRRATAEALQIMVCHLLGDAGSPYLIGAISDALKNYKPESLSWNFRRLEYGFLLCPFIGVLGGLFFLMTSLYIKEDRKAAELLTSGQAPAQAPAQAPAPPETSTESV; translated from the exons ATGGCCTCCAACCAACACAAACCAAAAACCCGCTTGAGCCTCCGCTCAAGCTCGACTGTACGTTATGGCTCCATGAGCTCTGAGCAACCAGATAGGAATACATCCTCTGTGCAAACAACCTCCATTTCTCTGGGACGCTCCTATATCGCAGTGGCAGTGCTCTGCTACATCAATCTCCTCAACTATATGGACCGTTATACTATTGCAG GTGTGCTGCTAAGCATCCAGAAGTACTTCGAAATCGCTGACAGCACTTCAGGTCTCCTACAGACAG tttttatcTGTAGCTTCATGTTCTTGGCGCCAGTTTTTGGTTACCTTGGAGATCGCTATGACAGGAAGCTTATCATGATCGCTGGGTTGACTGTGTGGATTGTCACAACACTGGGCAGCTCTTTCGTCAAAAAATCG GACTTCTGGGTTCTGGTCTTTACGAGGGCCTTGGTTGGGACAGGAGAGGCCAGTTACTCCACCATAGCTCCTACTATCATTGGTGACTTGTTCACTGGCAACCAGAGAACTCTCATGATCTCCTTCTTCTATATCTTCATACCGGTCGGAAG tGGTCTAGGATATATTATGGGAGCAACTGTAGCTAATGCAACAGGGGATTGGCGTTGGGCCCTGAGG ATCAGTCCTGCTCTGGGAGGACTGGGTCTGCTGCTCCTGATGTTTCTGATTCCTAATCCTCCTCGTGGAGCCTCGGACACCCAAGGAGGAGCAACAATGGAAAGCACCTCTTACATTGAGGACATCAAGTACCTCCTGAAGAA TCGGAGTTTTGTCTGGTCGTCTCTTGGCGTGACTGCCATGGCTTTTGTCACTGGGGCTCTGGCCTTCTGGACCCCCACCTTTCTGTCTCGTGCACAGATTACACAGGGTCTCAGGCCACCTTGCAACGAAGAGCCCTGTAACCCTTTAGACAG TTACATCTTTGGAGCAATCACAGTAGTGACAGGGGTTGTGGGAGTGTTTCTGGGCACCTACATATCAAAGAAGCTGAGAGTCAGATTGCCCAATGCAGATCCTCTCATATGTGCCGTCGGCATGCTCAGCTCCTCCCCCTGCTTTTTCATTGCCATCATCCTGGCGGCCACCAGCATCCCGGCCACATAT ACATTCATTGCTATCGGAGAGACTTTGCTGTCCCTCAACTGGGCTATTCTGGCGGACATTCTGCTG TATGTCGTCGTGCCTACTAGAAGAGCGACAGCTGAGGCTTTACAGATTATGGTCTGTCATCTCCTTGGAGATGCAGGAAGTCCATACCTTATTGGTGCG ATCTCAGATGCTCTAAAAAACTATAAGCCAGAGTCTCTCAGCTGGAATTTCCGTAGACTGGAAtatggctttcttctgtgcCCATTCATTGGGGTCTTGGGAGGCTTGTTCTTCCTAATGACATCTCTGTATATCAAAGAGGACAGGAAAGCAGCAGAACTGCTCACTTCAGG ACAGGCTCCTGCACAGGCTCCTGCGCAGGCTCCTGCACCACCAGAGACATCCACAGAGTCAGTGTGA
- the spns3 gene encoding protein spinster homolog 3 isoform X3 codes for MFLAPVFGYLGDRYDRKLIMIAGLTVWIVTTLGSSFVKKSDFWVLVFTRALVGTGEASYSTIAPTIIGDLFTGNQRTLMISFFYIFIPVGSGLGYIMGATVANATGDWRWALRISPALGGLGLLLLMFLIPNPPRGASDTQGGATMESTSYIEDIKYLLKNRSFVWSSLGVTAMAFVTGALAFWTPTFLSRAQITQGLRPPCNEEPCNPLDSYIFGAITVVTGVVGVFLGTYISKKLRVRLPNADPLICAVGMLSSSPCFFIAIILAATSIPATYTFIAIGETLLSLNWAILADILLYVVVPTRRATAEALQIMVCHLLGDAGSPYLIGAISDALKNYKPESLSWNFRRLEYGFLLCPFIGVLGGLFFLMTSLYIKEDRKAAELLTSGQAPAQAPAQAPAQAPAPPETSTESV; via the exons ATGTTCTTGGCGCCAGTTTTTGGTTACCTTGGAGATCGCTATGACAGGAAGCTTATCATGATCGCTGGGTTGACTGTGTGGATTGTCACAACACTGGGCAGCTCTTTCGTCAAAAAATCG GACTTCTGGGTTCTGGTCTTTACGAGGGCCTTGGTTGGGACAGGAGAGGCCAGTTACTCCACCATAGCTCCTACTATCATTGGTGACTTGTTCACTGGCAACCAGAGAACTCTCATGATCTCCTTCTTCTATATCTTCATACCGGTCGGAAG tGGTCTAGGATATATTATGGGAGCAACTGTAGCTAATGCAACAGGGGATTGGCGTTGGGCCCTGAGG ATCAGTCCTGCTCTGGGAGGACTGGGTCTGCTGCTCCTGATGTTTCTGATTCCTAATCCTCCTCGTGGAGCCTCGGACACCCAAGGAGGAGCAACAATGGAAAGCACCTCTTACATTGAGGACATCAAGTACCTCCTGAAGAA TCGGAGTTTTGTCTGGTCGTCTCTTGGCGTGACTGCCATGGCTTTTGTCACTGGGGCTCTGGCCTTCTGGACCCCCACCTTTCTGTCTCGTGCACAGATTACACAGGGTCTCAGGCCACCTTGCAACGAAGAGCCCTGTAACCCTTTAGACAG TTACATCTTTGGAGCAATCACAGTAGTGACAGGGGTTGTGGGAGTGTTTCTGGGCACCTACATATCAAAGAAGCTGAGAGTCAGATTGCCCAATGCAGATCCTCTCATATGTGCCGTCGGCATGCTCAGCTCCTCCCCCTGCTTTTTCATTGCCATCATCCTGGCGGCCACCAGCATCCCGGCCACATAT ACATTCATTGCTATCGGAGAGACTTTGCTGTCCCTCAACTGGGCTATTCTGGCGGACATTCTGCTG TATGTCGTCGTGCCTACTAGAAGAGCGACAGCTGAGGCTTTACAGATTATGGTCTGTCATCTCCTTGGAGATGCAGGAAGTCCATACCTTATTGGTGCG ATCTCAGATGCTCTAAAAAACTATAAGCCAGAGTCTCTCAGCTGGAATTTCCGTAGACTGGAAtatggctttcttctgtgcCCATTCATTGGGGTCTTGGGAGGCTTGTTCTTCCTAATGACATCTCTGTATATCAAAGAGGACAGGAAAGCAGCAGAACTGCTCACTTCAG GACAGGCTCCTGCACAGGCTCCTGCACAGGCTCCTGCGCAGGCTCCTGCACCACCAGAGACATCCACAGAGTCAGTGTGA